From a region of the Bacteroidales bacterium genome:
- a CDS encoding phage tail sheath family protein, whose amino-acid sequence MSTLSNVPMENYAALYAYYQSLIREVRKHPSSQPGPVTTAFQALLLLLRETVLSFNTIETSGLLGPDLTSQVENLKSDKALHDVMIDFISFEKNASLLSELSDLADENAVDSAYGAYDGNNNWLEGTSNSYSQVADIPALGSGELDLSTYSNKKNRALAAISYLNDNLGLQKLLGALEDLFQTAIHNENQAEKRLVENHPFFYSVFSSIKREMSYLPPSGFIAGVYANIDETRGVWKAPANVSLNNVLAPAVKINQEEQESLNVHPTGKSINVIRSFTGKGILVWGARTLAGNSNEWRYISVRRLFIMVEESTQKATEAYVFEPNDANTWVKVRAMIRNFLTTLWRQGALAGGSPDQAFFVAVGLGETMT is encoded by the coding sequence ATGAGCACTTTATCCAATGTGCCCATGGAGAATTACGCTGCCTTATACGCGTATTACCAAAGCCTGATCAGGGAAGTAAGAAAACACCCCTCTTCGCAGCCAGGCCCGGTTACAACAGCATTTCAGGCTTTGCTTCTTCTTTTAAGGGAAACTGTGCTGTCATTTAATACCATAGAAACAAGCGGTTTGCTGGGACCCGATCTCACCAGTCAGGTAGAAAATCTCAAATCAGATAAAGCCCTGCATGATGTGATGATTGACTTTATCAGCTTTGAGAAGAATGCTTCCCTCCTGTCCGAATTGTCGGATCTGGCAGATGAAAATGCTGTCGATTCAGCCTATGGCGCTTATGACGGCAACAACAACTGGCTTGAAGGTACCAGCAACAGTTATTCGCAAGTTGCTGACATTCCTGCACTGGGATCAGGCGAACTGGATCTGAGTACATATTCCAACAAGAAAAACAGAGCCCTGGCCGCCATCAGCTACCTGAATGATAACCTGGGGCTGCAAAAATTGCTCGGAGCATTGGAAGATCTGTTCCAAACAGCCATTCACAATGAAAACCAAGCAGAAAAGAGGCTGGTGGAAAATCACCCTTTCTTCTATTCCGTTTTTTCCAGCATTAAGAGAGAAATGAGCTATCTTCCACCTTCTGGCTTTATTGCCGGTGTATATGCCAATATTGACGAAACAAGGGGCGTATGGAAAGCTCCGGCTAATGTTAGTCTTAACAATGTTCTGGCTCCGGCAGTCAAAATCAATCAGGAAGAACAGGAGAGTTTAAATGTTCATCCCACTGGTAAATCCATCAATGTGATCCGCAGCTTTACAGGGAAAGGGATACTGGTATGGGGTGCCCGCACCCTTGCCGGCAACAGCAACGAATGGAGATACATCTCCGTACGGCGTTTGTTTATCATGGTGGAAGAATCTACCCAAAAGGCAACAGAAGCCTATGTTTTCGAACCCAATGATGCCAATACCTGGGTGAAAGTTCGGGCAATGATCAGAAACTTCCTGACCACACTTTGGCGCCAGGGAGCATTGGCAGGAGGCTCACCCGATCAGGCTTTCTTTGTTGCAGTTGGACTCGGAGAAACCATGAC